The proteins below are encoded in one region of Roseovarius bejariae:
- a CDS encoding zinc-binding dehydrogenase, translating into MSGVYLTRHGGPEALEWREDIPMPSPGPGEVLVKVLAAGVNNTDINTREGWYSADVTGATGEMQEGVEAGGWAGALRLPLIQGGDLCGRVVAHGPGAGAIAVGRRATCPINQPRPSPENPVGFEALGSEYDGAFAEYCVVPEGDLYDVTEAPLSDVEIAAMPCAFGTAAGLLDRVGFGPGQRVLITGASGGVGLAAVQLAAQDGVEVVGVASPAKTDIVQEAGAAQVLTREDTPPAETFHAVIDLVAGPAWAALIDALRPGGHYAVAGAIAGPMVEADLRRIYLRDITIHGCTYQSREVFAQLVKKINAGQLTPKVSRTYAMRDIRQAQKDFMAKTYAGKLVLLPPDGATS; encoded by the coding sequence ATGTCAGGTGTCTATCTGACCCGCCACGGCGGGCCAGAGGCGCTTGAATGGCGCGAGGATATTCCCATGCCAAGCCCGGGGCCGGGGGAGGTGTTGGTCAAGGTGCTGGCCGCTGGTGTGAACAACACCGATATCAACACGCGCGAGGGGTGGTATTCGGCGGATGTGACGGGGGCCACTGGTGAGATGCAGGAGGGCGTTGAGGCCGGCGGCTGGGCCGGGGCCTTGCGCTTACCGCTGATCCAGGGCGGCGATCTGTGTGGCCGGGTGGTGGCCCATGGGCCGGGGGCCGGGGCGATTGCTGTGGGCCGCCGCGCGACTTGTCCGATCAACCAGCCGCGCCCTAGCCCGGAAAACCCCGTGGGTTTCGAGGCCTTGGGCTCGGAATACGATGGGGCTTTTGCGGAATATTGCGTGGTGCCGGAGGGCGATCTTTACGATGTCACCGAGGCGCCACTCAGTGATGTCGAGATTGCCGCGATGCCCTGTGCCTTTGGTACGGCGGCGGGATTGTTGGACCGGGTGGGCTTTGGCCCGGGGCAACGGGTGTTGATCACCGGCGCCTCGGGCGGGGTTGGGTTGGCCGCAGTGCAACTGGCCGCGCAGGACGGGGTGGAGGTTGTCGGCGTCGCCTCCCCCGCCAAGACCGATATCGTGCAAGAGGCCGGGGCGGCACAGGTGTTGACCCGCGAGGACACTCCGCCAGCGGAGACCTTTCATGCGGTGATTGATCTGGTGGCCGGTCCGGCGTGGGCGGCCCTGATCGATGCCCTACGCCCCGGCGGGCACTACGCCGTGGCCGGGGCCATCGCCGGGCCTATGGTGGAGGCCGACCTGCGGCGGATCTATCTGCGCGACATCACGATCCATGGCTGTACCTATCAATCGCGAGAGGTGTTCGCGCAGCTGGTCAAGAAGATCAACGCGGGGCAACTGACGCCGAAGGTTTCCAGAACCTATGCGATGCGCGACATCCGTCAGGCGCAGAAAGATTTCATGGCCAAGACCTATGCGGGCAAGCTTGTGCTGCTGCCGCCCGACGGGGCGACGTCGTAA
- a CDS encoding homocysteine S-methyltransferase family protein, whose translation MTRITLLDGSIGQEVVKRAGETPTPLWSTQAMIDHPDLVEQVHLDYLRAGATVISTNTYAVLRDRLARVGLEDQMGALTDAAIAAAQRARVTCGRGRIAGVVGPLVQSYRPDLSPPAPEAAQIYAEPVAHLKDQVDLLLLETMASVDQAEGSLRAASGQGLPVWLAVTVDDADGSSLRSGEPLADLAPLVAHFRPDALLINCSRPEVIAPALEVLKTFGLPFGAYANGFTAISEGFLQEAPTVDALSARHDLGPEAYADFIMDWIAQGATIVGGCCEVGPEHIRAMAHKIRQAGHEII comes from the coding sequence ATGACCAGAATAACCCTTCTAGACGGATCGATCGGCCAGGAAGTGGTCAAGCGCGCGGGGGAAACCCCGACCCCGCTATGGTCGACGCAGGCCATGATCGACCATCCGGACTTGGTTGAGCAGGTGCATCTGGATTATCTGCGCGCCGGGGCAACCGTGATCAGCACAAACACCTACGCGGTTTTGCGGGATCGGTTGGCGCGGGTCGGATTGGAGGACCAAATGGGGGCATTGACCGATGCCGCCATCGCCGCCGCGCAGCGTGCAAGGGTCACCTGTGGCCGGGGGCGCATTGCCGGGGTGGTCGGGCCACTGGTTCAATCCTACCGCCCCGACCTCAGTCCGCCTGCACCCGAGGCCGCCCAGATTTACGCCGAGCCGGTGGCCCATTTGAAAGATCAGGTGGACCTATTGTTGCTTGAGACCATGGCCTCGGTCGATCAGGCCGAAGGATCCTTGCGCGCCGCCTCTGGACAGGGCCTTCCGGTTTGGCTGGCCGTTACGGTGGATGATGCCGATGGAAGCAGCCTGCGTTCGGGCGAGCCGCTCGCCGATCTTGCCCCGCTTGTGGCACACTTTCGGCCCGACGCGCTTTTGATCAATTGTTCGCGCCCAGAGGTCATTGCCCCGGCGCTGGAGGTGCTCAAAACCTTCGGCCTGCCCTTCGGGGCCTATGCCAATGGCTTCACCGCGATCAGCGAGGGGTTCCTGCAAGAGGCCCCCACCGTCGATGCCCTCAGCGCGCGGCACGACCTTGGCCCCGAAGCCTATGCGGATTTCATCATGGACTGGATCGCGCAAGGCGCCACGATTGTTGGCGGCTGCTGCGAGGTGGGGCCGGAGCACATTCGCGCCATGGCGCATAAGATCAGGCAGGCGGGCCATGAGATCATCTGA
- a CDS encoding GcvT family protein, with amino-acid sequence MVDLPQKARVVIIGGGVVGCSVAYHLTKLGWRDVVLLERKQLTSGTTWHAAGLIAQLRATANMTKLAKYSQELYGNLEEETGVATGFKRVGSITVALTEERREEIYRQAAMARAFGVDVEEISAAEVQAKYPHLNIEGVKGAVYLDKDGQGDPANIALALAKGARQSGAVIKERVKVSGVARSGQRITGVDWQAEDGGAGHIEAEMVVNCAGMWGHEVGRMLGTNVPLQACEHFYIVSEPIEGLSQLPVLRVPDECAYYKEDAGKMMLGAFEPTSKPWGMQGIPEDFEFDQLPEDFDHFEPILEWAVNRMPMLGEAGIHTFFNGPESFTPDDAYHLGRCPEMENVWVAAGFNSVGIQSAGGAGMALAQWMEDGAKPFDLGDVDIARMQPFQGNKRYLVERSTETLGLLYADHYPYRQKATARGVRRSPFHVQLLEQGAVMGEAAGWERANWFAEPGQEREYDYSWGRQNWFDNAAVEHAAIRGGVGMYDMSSFGKLRVEGPEAEGFLNHVCGADMSVPVGKIVYTQFLNDRGGIEADVTATRLSETAYLVVTPAATRLADETWLRRHLGGRMVVITDVTAGEGVLAVMGPRAREVMQAVSPDDFSNAGHPFGHARQVEIGMGLARAHRVSYVGELGWEIYVSADMCGHVFETLMEAGAAHDLTLCGMHVMDSCRIEKGFRHFGHDITCEDHVLEAGLGFAVSKTKPDFIGRAAVERKRDEGLRHRMVQFRLSDPEPMLYHNEPILRDGQIVGYLSSGNYGHHLGGAIGLGYVPCEGESAAEVLASSYEIDVAGTRVMAEASLKPMYDPSSERMRG; translated from the coding sequence ATGGTTGATCTCCCGCAAAAGGCCCGTGTGGTCATCATCGGTGGTGGTGTGGTGGGTTGCTCGGTGGCCTATCACCTGACCAAACTGGGCTGGCGCGATGTGGTTTTGCTGGAACGCAAGCAATTGACCAGTGGCACCACATGGCATGCCGCAGGTCTCATCGCGCAGTTACGGGCGACGGCGAATATGACCAAGCTCGCCAAGTACTCGCAAGAGCTTTACGGCAACCTCGAAGAGGAAACCGGCGTTGCCACCGGATTCAAGCGGGTGGGGTCGATCACCGTGGCCCTGACCGAGGAGCGGCGCGAGGAGATCTACCGTCAGGCGGCCATGGCCCGCGCCTTTGGCGTGGATGTCGAGGAAATCAGCGCAGCGGAGGTGCAGGCCAAATATCCGCATCTGAATATCGAGGGCGTCAAAGGCGCGGTCTATCTGGACAAGGACGGGCAGGGCGATCCGGCCAATATCGCGCTGGCCTTGGCCAAGGGCGCGCGGCAGAGCGGCGCGGTGATCAAGGAACGTGTCAAGGTCAGCGGCGTGGCGCGCAGTGGGCAACGGATCACGGGCGTCGATTGGCAGGCCGAGGATGGCGGCGCGGGGCATATCGAGGCCGAGATGGTGGTCAATTGCGCGGGTATGTGGGGCCATGAAGTGGGCCGGATGCTGGGCACCAATGTACCGCTTCAAGCCTGCGAGCATTTCTATATCGTCTCGGAACCCATCGAGGGGTTGAGCCAGTTGCCTGTCCTGCGGGTGCCGGATGAATGTGCCTATTACAAGGAAGACGCGGGCAAGATGATGCTGGGTGCGTTCGAGCCCACATCCAAACCATGGGGGATGCAGGGTATCCCCGAGGATTTCGAGTTTGACCAACTGCCCGAAGATTTCGACCATTTCGAGCCCATCCTGGAATGGGCCGTGAACCGGATGCCGATGCTGGGCGAGGCGGGGATTCATACCTTCTTCAACGGGCCGGAAAGTTTCACGCCGGACGATGCCTATCACCTTGGGCGCTGCCCCGAGATGGAAAACGTCTGGGTTGCCGCCGGGTTCAACTCGGTCGGTATTCAAAGTGCCGGGGGCGCGGGCATGGCGCTGGCCCAGTGGATGGAGGATGGCGCGAAGCCCTTTGATCTGGGCGATGTGGATATTGCCCGGATGCAGCCTTTTCAGGGCAACAAGCGCTACCTGGTGGAGCGCTCCACCGAAACCCTGGGCCTGCTTTATGCCGATCATTACCCGTATCGCCAGAAGGCGACGGCACGTGGTGTGCGACGTTCGCCCTTTCATGTGCAACTTCTGGAGCAAGGCGCGGTCATGGGTGAGGCCGCCGGATGGGAGCGGGCCAACTGGTTCGCCGAGCCGGGACAAGAGCGGGAATATGACTACAGTTGGGGGCGGCAGAACTGGTTTGACAATGCCGCGGTCGAGCATGCCGCGATCCGTGGTGGCGTGGGCATGTATGACATGTCGAGTTTCGGGAAACTGCGGGTCGAGGGGCCGGAGGCCGAGGGGTTCCTCAATCATGTCTGCGGCGCGGATATGAGCGTGCCGGTGGGCAAGATCGTCTATACCCAGTTCCTGAATGACCGGGGCGGGATCGAGGCGGACGTCACCGCCACCCGGCTGTCGGAAACCGCCTATTTGGTGGTGACCCCGGCGGCGACGCGGCTGGCCGATGAGACATGGCTGCGCCGGCATCTCGGGGGCCGCATGGTGGTGATCACTGATGTAACGGCGGGCGAGGGGGTGCTGGCCGTCATGGGGCCGCGCGCGCGGGAAGTCATGCAAGCGGTTTCGCCCGATGATTTCAGCAACGCGGGGCATCCTTTTGGCCATGCCCGGCAGGTCGAGATCGGCATGGGGCTGGCGCGGGCGCACCGGGTGTCTTACGTGGGTGAGCTTGGCTGGGAAATCTATGTCAGCGCCGATATGTGCGGCCATGTTTTCGAGACCTTGATGGAGGCCGGGGCCGCGCATGACCTGACCCTGTGCGGGATGCATGTGATGGACAGTTGCCGGATCGAAAAAGGGTTCCGGCATTTCGGGCATGACATCACCTGCGAGGATCATGTTCTGGAGGCGGGGCTTGGTTTTGCGGTGTCGAAAACCAAACCCGATTTCATTGGTCGCGCGGCGGTGGAGCGCAAGCGCGACGAGGGATTGCGCCATCGCATGGTGCAATTCCGGCTGAGCGACCCCGAGCCGATGCTCTATCATAACGAGCCGATCCTGCGGGATGGGCAAATCGTCGGATACTTGAGTTCGGGCAACTATGGCCATCACCTTGGCGGGGCCATTGGGCTTGGCTATGTGCCCTGCGAGGGGGAAAGCGCGGCGGAGGTTCTGGCCTCAAGCTATGAGATCGACGTGGCGGGTACGCGCGTGATGGCCGAGGCGAGCCTGAAACCGATGTATGACCCATCATCCGAACGCATGCGCGGCTAA
- a CDS encoding TadE/TadG family type IV pilus assembly protein — MLFQRLKRLLKDFRKDTHGSIMVETVIALPMLFWATAATYEFHEVHRYQSAREKATYTIADMISREEFAITSNYLDRTLTVFDDMTNDEGENQIRVSVVEYDEDTQKYHVSWSHTRGTGTLEDLDDTSINEQTDRLPELIEGQQIILVEAVSVYTPSFKVGLGDALNVETRIFTAPRLVPKVDYK, encoded by the coding sequence ATGCTTTTTCAACGATTGAAACGCCTTCTGAAAGACTTCCGCAAAGACACACATGGCAGCATCATGGTGGAAACGGTGATCGCCCTGCCCATGCTGTTCTGGGCCACGGCGGCCACGTATGAGTTTCACGAAGTTCACCGCTATCAAAGCGCGCGCGAAAAGGCGACCTATACCATCGCAGACATGATTTCGCGCGAAGAATTTGCTATCACCTCCAACTATCTGGATCGGACCCTGACAGTCTTTGATGACATGACCAATGATGAAGGCGAAAACCAAATTCGCGTTTCGGTTGTTGAATACGATGAAGACACTCAAAAATACCATGTATCTTGGTCGCATACACGCGGGACTGGCACATTAGAGGATCTGGACGATACGTCCATCAACGAACAAACGGATCGCTTGCCGGAACTGATCGAAGGACAGCAGATCATTCTCGTCGAAGCGGTCTCGGTCTACACACCCAGCTTCAAGGTCGGCTTGGGCGATGCGCTCAATGTCGAAACGAGAATATTCACCGCACCGCGTTTGGTGCCCAAGGTCGACTACAAATGA
- a CDS encoding TadE/TadG family type IV pilus assembly protein, with protein sequence MEFVIIFPVFIALLLIAVELGFITMRYALLERGLDMTVREIRLGTGADWQHDEIKDKICDNALSVAHCKESLRLEMRQKSIRNYTSLSDTVDCTDRAEETNPVAFQTGGENDLMVLRACYKYRPLFPAALLGSKLTKDASGDASIVAMTAFVQEPK encoded by the coding sequence GTGGAATTCGTGATCATCTTCCCGGTCTTCATTGCCTTGCTCTTGATCGCGGTCGAACTTGGCTTCATCACCATGCGCTACGCCCTACTTGAGCGCGGCCTCGACATGACCGTCCGTGAAATTCGTCTCGGCACCGGCGCGGACTGGCAGCATGATGAGATCAAGGACAAGATCTGCGACAATGCCCTATCGGTTGCTCATTGCAAGGAATCGCTTCGCCTTGAAATGCGGCAGAAAAGCATTCGCAACTATACGTCGCTGAGTGACACTGTCGACTGCACCGATCGCGCCGAAGAAACCAATCCCGTCGCATTTCAAACCGGTGGCGAGAATGATTTGATGGTTTTGCGGGCCTGCTACAAATATCGCCCGCTGTTCCCGGCGGCGCTTTTGGGCAGCAAACTCACGAAAGACGCAAGCGGCGACGCTAGCATCGTTGCGATGACGGCATTTGTTCAGGAGCCCAAGTAA
- a CDS encoding VWA domain-containing protein — translation MRTINLKSRCKKLAGVHTRLIASKRFRHDEDGGATLLTLYLLFIILLIASFGVDVMRQEMHRAKLQANLDAAVLSAATVPYDEDPDTPDAEDRLKDHFKKAGLEDALHAINEGDIVVTQASAKVSASASETLDTHLMRLTGVETLSAAAASTARTSVQQLEIALVLDVSGSMAGDRLDALQDAAKDFVTQILNNSEGGKVAFSIVPYSFNAPPPAAIYNALSANTTHHYTRCLSFDDGDFADPYIDPDRDYAQTIYTSVDYGSWNNADFGTVGNGDIENGYSSAYNSSCYADPRFEILAYSSNEADLHDKIDALTAAGGTSSDMGVKWGAALLDPKFQPVATALQANTQDIPEVDNDGNLTTTHTMLVDSDFETLPESYSSPKAMKIMVVMGDGANSNTYLLSDPNNLLDPDVPESHASSDYRGPNSNLYLLNEPAAAETEMVFVRATTPWGHVSYSEWLCGAYWYWTCEYNEVEVGADMTGQPEPSFYLYSPSSHEYIKLDPDQGFSDGDRYSTSEFNAKIDELTEYNGNLSNLSAGFNVAVDTIDLAEETLDYVEENFTQPEDKFYERFSWEEAWGLMTPYEYGDISGDWGAYNQYNSGSSSRLTPYEKNSRMEDVCNAADNEGVTIYTIAFELGEGDTAAEELEKCASTPANHFISTTLDINQTFGAIASNVMALKLTQ, via the coding sequence ATGCGAACGATCAATTTGAAGTCGCGCTGCAAAAAGTTGGCGGGTGTTCATACACGGCTGATTGCGTCAAAACGGTTTCGCCATGATGAAGATGGCGGCGCTACACTTTTAACACTTTATCTCCTGTTTATCATTTTGCTGATCGCCAGCTTCGGTGTTGACGTCATGCGTCAAGAAATGCACCGCGCCAAGCTTCAGGCCAATCTTGATGCCGCCGTGCTGTCAGCCGCAACCGTACCGTATGACGAAGATCCCGACACACCTGACGCCGAAGACCGACTCAAGGATCACTTCAAGAAAGCCGGCCTCGAAGATGCCCTCCATGCCATCAATGAGGGCGATATTGTCGTGACGCAAGCCTCGGCAAAAGTCTCGGCATCAGCCAGCGAGACACTCGACACCCACCTTATGCGCCTGACCGGCGTCGAGACCCTGAGCGCCGCCGCGGCCTCGACCGCGCGTACAAGTGTTCAACAGCTTGAAATCGCCCTTGTGCTCGACGTGTCCGGCTCTATGGCCGGTGATCGCCTGGATGCGCTCCAAGATGCCGCGAAAGACTTCGTCACACAAATCCTGAACAATTCCGAGGGTGGCAAGGTCGCCTTCTCAATCGTGCCCTACAGCTTCAACGCACCACCGCCCGCGGCGATCTACAATGCGCTGAGCGCCAACACGACACATCACTACACACGCTGCCTTTCGTTTGACGACGGCGACTTCGCGGATCCTTATATCGATCCCGATCGCGACTACGCGCAAACGATTTACACCTCGGTCGACTACGGTAGCTGGAACAACGCCGATTTCGGCACCGTCGGCAACGGTGACATCGAGAACGGCTATTCAAGCGCCTACAACTCGTCTTGCTATGCCGATCCGCGTTTCGAAATCCTTGCCTACTCAAGCAACGAGGCCGATCTGCATGACAAGATTGATGCACTGACCGCGGCGGGCGGTACATCGTCTGACATGGGCGTCAAATGGGGCGCCGCCCTGCTGGACCCGAAATTCCAGCCGGTTGCAACTGCCCTGCAAGCAAATACACAGGACATCCCTGAAGTCGACAACGACGGGAACCTGACGACGACGCACACCATGCTCGTCGATTCCGATTTTGAGACACTTCCCGAATCCTACAGCAGCCCCAAGGCCATGAAGATCATGGTCGTCATGGGCGACGGGGCCAACTCCAACACCTATCTCCTGAGCGATCCGAACAATCTGTTGGATCCCGATGTACCCGAAAGCCATGCCTCCAGCGATTACCGTGGGCCCAACTCTAACCTCTACCTGCTCAATGAACCGGCAGCGGCGGAAACGGAAATGGTATTCGTTCGCGCAACCACGCCATGGGGGCACGTGTCTTATAGCGAATGGCTCTGCGGTGCGTACTGGTATTGGACATGCGAGTACAACGAAGTGGAAGTGGGGGCCGACATGACCGGGCAACCCGAACCGTCCTTCTACCTCTATTCCCCTTCGTCGCATGAATACATCAAGCTCGATCCAGACCAGGGTTTCTCTGACGGCGATAGATACTCCACGTCGGAGTTCAACGCCAAAATCGACGAACTGACCGAATACAACGGGAATCTGAGCAATTTGTCGGCTGGTTTCAATGTGGCCGTGGATACGATCGACTTGGCAGAAGAGACCCTTGATTATGTCGAGGAAAACTTCACTCAACCTGAAGACAAGTTCTACGAGCGTTTTTCCTGGGAAGAGGCCTGGGGCCTTATGACCCCCTATGAATACGGCGACATCAGCGGTGACTGGGGCGCTTACAATCAATACAACTCGGGCTCCTCCTCGCGCTTGACACCTTATGAAAAGAACTCGCGCATGGAGGATGTCTGCAATGCCGCCGATAATGAGGGGGTAACGATCTACACCATCGCCTTCGAACTGGGCGAAGGTGATACTGCCGCCGAGGAACTTGAGAAATGTGCCAGTACGCCGGCCAATCACTTCATCTCGACGACATTGGATATCAATCAGACATTCGGCGCCATCGCCTCCAATGTCATGGCCTTGAAGTTGACCCAATGA
- a CDS encoding Glu/Leu/Phe/Val family dehydrogenase: MTKTKEPTFRESVDLMFNRAVSLMDLPPGLEEKIRVCNATYTVRFGVRLRGQIHTFTGYRSVHSEHMEPVKGGIRYATSVNQDEVEALAALMTYKCALVEAPFGGSKGGLCVDPREWDEHELERITRRFAYELAKRDLIHPSQNVPAPDMGTGEREMAWIADQYRRMNTTDINARACVTGKPVNAGGIQGRTEATGRGVQYALREFFRHPEDVKKAGLSGKLDGKRVVVQGLGNVGYHAAKFLSEQDGCKITAVIERDGGLMDENGLDVEDIRNWIAKHGGVDGYPSGKYIRDGSKYLEHDCDILIPAALEGVINLDNAENIKAPLIIEAANGPVTAGADAILRQKGTVIIPDMYANAGGVTVSYFEWVKNLSHIRFGRMGRRQEEARHELIVNELHKLDEHLGEKWSMSPDFKQKYLRGADELELVRSGLDDTMRTAYQSMRAIWHEREDCEDLRTAAYLASIEKVAASYRALGL, from the coding sequence ATGACCAAGACCAAGGAACCCACATTTCGCGAAAGCGTAGACTTGATGTTCAACCGCGCGGTTTCGCTGATGGATCTCCCCCCCGGGCTGGAAGAAAAGATCAGGGTATGCAACGCGACGTATACAGTACGGTTCGGCGTGCGCCTGCGTGGTCAGATTCATACATTCACCGGCTATCGCAGCGTGCATTCGGAACATATGGAGCCGGTCAAGGGTGGTATTCGGTACGCGACATCGGTCAATCAGGACGAGGTCGAGGCCCTGGCGGCGTTGATGACCTACAAGTGTGCGCTTGTGGAGGCTCCTTTCGGGGGGTCGAAAGGCGGGCTGTGTGTCGATCCGCGCGAGTGGGATGAACATGAGCTTGAACGCATCACCCGGCGCTTTGCCTATGAATTGGCCAAGCGCGACCTGATCCATCCTTCCCAGAACGTGCCCGCGCCTGACATGGGCACGGGTGAACGTGAGATGGCATGGATCGCGGACCAGTATCGCCGGATGAATACCACCGATATCAACGCGCGGGCCTGTGTGACAGGCAAGCCGGTGAATGCGGGTGGTATCCAGGGCCGGACCGAGGCCACCGGCCGTGGTGTGCAATATGCCCTGCGCGAGTTCTTCCGCCATCCCGAGGATGTCAAGAAGGCGGGGCTGAGCGGTAAGCTGGACGGTAAGCGCGTTGTGGTGCAGGGGCTTGGTAACGTGGGCTATCACGCGGCGAAGTTCCTGTCAGAGCAGGACGGCTGCAAGATCACGGCGGTTATCGAGCGTGACGGCGGGTTGATGGATGAAAACGGCCTTGATGTCGAAGACATCCGCAACTGGATCGCCAAGCATGGCGGCGTGGACGGGTATCCTTCGGGCAAGTACATCCGGGATGGCTCGAAGTATCTTGAGCACGATTGCGATATCCTGATCCCTGCGGCGCTTGAAGGGGTGATCAACCTCGACAATGCCGAGAACATCAAGGCGCCCTTGATCATCGAAGCGGCGAATGGCCCGGTGACGGCCGGGGCCGATGCCATACTTCGCCAGAAGGGTACGGTTATCATTCCCGATATGTATGCCAACGCGGGTGGTGTGACGGTGTCCTATTTCGAATGGGTCAAGAACCTGAGCCATATTCGCTTTGGCCGGATGGGCCGCCGTCAGGAGGAGGCTCGGCACGAATTGATCGTCAACGAGCTTCACAAGCTGGATGAGCATCTGGGCGAAAAATGGTCGATGTCGCCGGACTTCAAGCAAAAGTACCTGCGCGGGGCCGACGAGTTGGAGCTTGTACGCTCGGGCCTCGATGACACGATGCGCACGGCGTATCAGTCGATGCGTGCAATCTGGCACGAGCGCGAAGATTGCGAAGACCTGCGCACGGCGGCCTATCTTGCGTCGATCGAGAAAGTCGCCGCCAGCTACCGCGCCTTGGGCCTTTAA
- a CDS encoding DUF6151 family protein, translating into MRKACRCGGVQMTLAVPAPSAGTRVTCHCRDCQTAAQAFGGGVDILNPAGGTEIWQTTPDRLCFERGEELLEIRRLSPKGLYRWVARCCDTPMINTMNKVHLPFAGVVLRQSEVEGEAACLGPSRCLAFTKDAMPGAGTPAADRGFYGAAFQVLGRMAQAWLSGRARRNPLVAEDGTPIAPVSVISREARQAATPEHLH; encoded by the coding sequence GTGCGCAAGGCCTGCCGGTGCGGCGGGGTTCAAATGACTTTAGCAGTGCCCGCCCCATCGGCGGGCACGCGCGTGACATGCCATTGCAGGGATTGCCAGACAGCGGCGCAAGCCTTTGGTGGAGGGGTCGATATTCTCAATCCTGCTGGTGGCACAGAGATTTGGCAGACCACGCCAGATCGCTTGTGCTTCGAGCGGGGTGAAGAGCTTTTGGAGATACGGCGGCTTTCGCCCAAGGGGCTTTATCGTTGGGTCGCACGCTGTTGTGATACGCCGATGATCAACACCATGAACAAAGTGCATCTGCCCTTTGCTGGGGTTGTGTTGCGCCAATCAGAGGTGGAGGGCGAGGCGGCATGCCTTGGCCCGTCGCGATGTCTGGCCTTTACCAAGGATGCAATGCCCGGGGCGGGCACCCCTGCGGCCGACCGTGGGTTTTACGGGGCCGCTTTTCAAGTTCTGGGGCGTATGGCCCAGGCTTGGCTTTCGGGGCGGGCGAGGCGCAACCCGCTTGTGGCCGAGGATGGCACGCCGATTGCCCCGGTCAGCGTGATCTCCAGGGAAGCGCGTCAGGCGGCAACTCCAGAGCACCTGCACTAG
- a CDS encoding sarcosine oxidase subunit beta family protein, whose amino-acid sequence MRFSGLRVLKEGLTGNKGWQAHWRDATPREAYDVVIIGGGGHGLSTAYYLAKEHGITNVAVLEKGYLGGGNVGRNTTIVRANYFLPGNSEFYSHSLKLWEGLEEDLNYNVMHSQRGQIGLFHSDAQRDAAIRRGNAIRNQGDDAELLSVADLKRMLPYLDYDQARFPIYGGLLQRRAGTARHDAVAWGYARGASERGVDLIQNCEVTGIDIEGGVVKGVQTTRGAIRAKKVAIIVAGRSSQVAQMAGMRLPIESHVLQAFVTEGLKPCIDHVVSFGMGHFYISQSDKGGLVFGGDLDFYASYAARGNLPMVEHVMEAGMTLMPAIGKAKVLRSWGGIMDMTPDGSPIIDKTGVEGLYLDAGWCYGGFKAVPGSGFGMAHLVATDRHHEPAARFRLDRFRTGRGLMDEEGTGMQHNLH is encoded by the coding sequence ATGCGCTTTTCCGGTTTGCGCGTGTTGAAAGAGGGGTTGACGGGCAACAAGGGCTGGCAGGCGCATTGGCGCGATGCGACGCCAAGAGAGGCCTATGACGTGGTGATCATCGGCGGCGGCGGGCATGGCCTTTCGACCGCTTATTACCTTGCCAAGGAGCACGGGATCACCAATGTCGCAGTGCTTGAGAAGGGATACCTTGGTGGCGGCAACGTGGGGCGCAACACCACGATTGTTCGCGCCAATTACTTCCTGCCCGGCAATTCGGAATTCTACAGCCATTCCCTGAAACTTTGGGAGGGGCTGGAGGAGGACCTGAATTACAACGTCATGCATTCTCAGCGCGGGCAGATCGGATTGTTCCACTCCGATGCGCAGCGGGATGCGGCGATCCGGCGAGGCAATGCCATTCGCAATCAAGGGGACGATGCCGAACTGCTCAGCGTGGCGGACCTCAAGCGGATGCTGCCCTATCTGGATTACGACCAGGCGCGCTTCCCGATCTACGGCGGGTTGTTGCAGCGCCGCGCGGGGACCGCGCGGCATGATGCCGTCGCCTGGGGCTATGCCCGCGGGGCGAGCGAGCGGGGCGTGGACCTGATCCAGAATTGCGAGGTCACGGGGATTGATATCGAGGGTGGTGTGGTCAAGGGCGTGCAGACCACGCGCGGCGCGATCCGGGCCAAGAAGGTGGCGATCATCGTGGCCGGAAGGTCCAGCCAAGTGGCGCAAATGGCGGGCATGCGCCTGCCCATTGAAAGCCATGTCTTGCAGGCCTTCGTGACCGAAGGCCTCAAGCCCTGTATCGACCACGTGGTGAGCTTCGGCATGGGGCATTTTTATATCAGCCAGTCGGACAAGGGCGGGCTTGTGTTTGGCGGGGATCTGGATTTCTATGCTTCCTACGCGGCGCGCGGCAACCTGCCCATGGTCGAGCATGTGATGGAGGCGGGCATGACCCTGATGCCCGCCATCGGCAAGGCCAAGGTGTTGCGCAGTTGGGGCGGCATCATGGATATGACGCCCGATGGCTCGCCCATCATCGACAAGACCGGGGTCGAGGGCCTCTATCTGGATGCGGGCTGGTGTTACGGCGGGTTCAAGGCGGTGCCGGGGTCGGGATTCGGTATGGCGCATCTGGTGGCCACGGACAGGCACCACGAACCCGCGGCGCGGTTCCGTCTGGATCGCTTCCGCACTGGGCGGGGCCTGATGGACGAAGAAGGCACCGGCATGCAGCACAACCTGCATTGA